TGGGCCAAACGTTTTTTTGATTTCTTTCGGGAATCCGAAGGGAACACCTAAGGAACACCTAACGAACGACAGGGGAACAGGGGAAAATGCGCGGGAGGGCAGTGTGATGGCGATGACCAACTACGAACGTGTGGGCAGGGCGATGGAGCTTCTTCGGCTGGGGCTGGCGCCCTTTGTGGAGCGCGAGCTGGGAAACGTCGTTCCCGCCCCTCAGGAACTGGCGCGGAGTTATTTTCCGGACGACCCCATGGCGCAGAAACCGCTGGCCGAGTGGGATGCCTCCCTGCTCCTGCGCCTGATGTGGGATGCGTGGAACTCCACGTTCAAGCAGGTTCTGGGCTTCAGCGAGCGGTCCCTGGTCAGCGAGCTGCGGACGTTCCGCAACCGCTGGGCCCATCAGGAAAAGTTTTCGAGCGATGACACGGATCGCGCGCTGGACTCCGCGGCCCGGCTCCTGACGGCCATCTCCGCCCCGGAGGCCGACGAGCTGAACAAGATGAAGATGGAGCTGCGGCGGATCGTCTACGACGAGCAGGTGCGGGGTGAGAAGCGCCGGGCCGGAGGTTCCCTCGTCGAGGCCGCGCCCGGCGTCCTGAAGCCCTGGCGCGCGGTGGTCGAGCCGCACGACGACGTGGCGAGTGGACGCTACCAGCAGGCGGAGTTCGCCGCGGACCTCTGGCAGGTGCACCGGGGCGAGGGCGCGTCCGAGTACCGGGATCCCCGGGAGTTCTTCCGGCGCACCTTCCTCACCGACAGCCTTCGGCGCCTTCTGGCTGGAGGGGCGGAACGCCTCTCCGGAAAGGGCGGAGACCCCGTCGTCCAGCTCCAGACCAATTTCGGGGGCGGCAAGACCCACTCCATGCTGGCCCTGTACCACCTCTTCTCTGGCGTGCAGCCGGGCGAGCTTGCCGGGGCGGAGGATATCCTGGCGGAGGCGGGGATCGACACCCTGCCCGCCGTACGCCGTGTGGTGTTGGTGGGGAACAAGATATCGCCCGGAAACCCGTCGGTCAAGCCCGACGGCTTCACGGTGCGCACGCTGTGGGGCGAGCTGGCGTGGCAGTTGGGGGGCGCTGCGGCCTACGAGAGAATTCGCGCGGACGACGAACGGGCCACCAACCCCGGTGACCTCCTGAGGGAACTGCTTCGGGAATATGGGCCCTGTCTGATCCTGGTGGATGAGTGGGTGGCCTATGCCCGGCAGCTTCACGATTCCGGTGACCTTCCGGGGGGCAGCTTCGAGACCCAGTTCAGCTTTGCCCAGACCCTCACGGAGTCCGCCAAGGGCGTGGAGAACAGCCTGTTGGTCGTCTCGCTCCCGGCCTCGGACACGGGCGCCCCGCGCCGGGAGGTCGACGACACCGAGGTGGGGGGGCTGCGCGGGCGCGAGGCCCTGGATCGTCTGCAGAACGTCGTGGGGCGCGTGGAGTCCTCCTGGCGTCCCGCAACCGCCGAGGAGGGGTTCGAGATCGTCCGGCGCCGCCTCTTCAAGTCCCTGGACGGGGCCGATGCCTTCAAGAGCCGGGACGTCACCGCCCGGGCCTTCTCCGAGCTCTATCGCTCTCAGAGAGCGGAGTTCCCCCCGGAATGCCACGACGCGGACTACGAGGAGCGCGTCCGTTCCGCCTACCCCATCCATCCCGAGATCTTCGACCGGCTCTACACCGACTGGTCCGCGCTGGTGAGGTTCCAGCGGACGCGGGGCGTGCTGCGCCTCATGGCGTCCGTCATCCACAGCCTGTGGGAGAGGGGCGACACGAGCCCCCTGATCCTGCCCTCCACGATCCCCATCGACGACCCGAGGGTTCGATCCGAGCTGACCCGGTACCTTCCGGACAATTGGGATCCGGTCATCGGCAAGGATGTGGACGGCCCTCAGTCCCTGCCGCTGCGCATCGACGGGGATAACCCGAACCTGGGAAAGTTCTCCGCCGCCCGCAGGGTGGCGCGTACCCTCTACCTGGGGTCGGCCCCCACCACAACGGCCCCGCAGAAGGGCGTGGAGGACAGGCGGGTGAAGCTGGGATGCGCCGTGCCGGGGGACCCCGTCTCCGTTTTCGGCGACGCTCTGCGCCGCCTTGTCGGGGCCGCGACGTACCTCTATCAAGATGGGGTGCGCTACTGGTACTCCACGCAGCCCACGGTGACGAAACTGGCGGAGGATCGGGCCGAGCTGCTGAGGCGCGAGCCCGAAAGGGTCGCGGAGGAGCTGGAGAAGCGTCTGAAAAACGACCTGAGGCAGAGCGCGGATTTCGAGAGGGTGCATCTGTTTCCCCGTTCGAGCGCGGACGTCCCGGACGATCAGGCCGTCCGTCTGGTGGTGCTCTCGCCCGAACACCCCTTCACGAAGAAGGAGGACAATGCCGCGGAGGCCGCCGCGCGGGAGATCCTGGAGAACCGCGGAACGGCTCCGCGGCTCTATCGAAACACCCTGATCTTTCTGGCCGCGGACAAAATCCGCCTTCAGGATATGGAGGCGGAGCTTCGCAAGTATCTTGCCTGGAGGTCAATCCTGGAGGAGAAGGAGTCCCTCAATCTGGACCCGCATCAGGCACGCCAATCGGAGTCTCAACTCAAGGCCGCGGATGCCGCGGTCCTAGCGCGCCTTCCAGAGACCTACCAGACGCTGCTCGTCCCCACCCAGTCCACGCCCCAGGAGCCGGTGACCTTCCAGGCCGTCCGCCTCTCCAGCGGGGAGGGCCTGGCCGTTCGGGCCTGCAAAAAGCTGAGGAACGACGAAAATTTGTTGTTGTCGATCGGCCCGGCCATCCTGCGCCGCTATATTGACGCGATCCCCCTCTGGAGGGGGGACGGCAATGCGGTGTCGCTTCGCCAGCTCGCCGAGGATTTCGCCCAGTATCCCTATCTGCCTCGAATAGCGAATCCCAGGGTGCTGGTTCGCTCCGCCTCGGAGGGTGTGGCCTTGCTCACCTGGCGCAACGACACCTTTGCCTATGCGGAGGGGTACGACGGCGCCCGTTACCTTGGCCTCAGGGGTGGCCAAAACGTCTCCTGCAGCGCGGAGGGCGGGGGGCTGCTGGTGAGGCCGGAGGCAGCGGAGGCGCAGCTGAAGGCGGAACAAGAGGCCGCGGCGAAGCCCGCCGCGGCCTCGGGAACCCCCGCAGACGGCGGGTTCCCCGCGGAGCCCGCGTCGGCCAGCCAGGGTTCCGGCGGGCTCAGTACGACGGCGCCCGCGCCCCAGCAGCGTCCCAGACGCTTCTACGGCACGGTGCGGCTCGATCCCGGAAGGGTGGCGCTGGATGCGGGGCGTATCGCCGAGGCGGTGATCGCCCACCTGGAGGGACAGGTTGGCGCGCGCGTCTCCGTCACGCTGGAGATTGAGGCAGACCTCCCGGACGGCGTGCCCGAACACATCGTCCGTGCCGTGACGGAGAATAGCATGACGCTGAAATTTGAACAGCACGCCTTCGAGTCGGAGTGAGGGATAAGGGGCGAACGGGGGCGAGTGGGAAACGCCAGCGTTGTTCTCCATGATGTGCATTACCATGACGTGGATGTGCGTGACGTGGTTGAGGGGCGGGGAAGGGGACTTCGTTCGAGGTCCTTTTTCCCGCCTTTGTGCAACCGTCCCTCTCTCGCGCCGATGAGCGCTACAGGCGTTCCAGAATCCAGCCCCTCAGGACGACCGCCTGGTTGTGGGCGGTATCCTTCGCCGCGTAGATCAGGCTGACCCTTCCCTCGCTCAGACGTTCGCGGATCCAGCCCAGGAACTCCGATCCCATGGGGTTCGCGTTCAGCTCGCCCCGATAATGCTCCGCAAACTCGGCGAATCTATCCTCCTTGTGAGCGAACTCCTGCCTAAGCTGCGTCGAGGGGGCGATCTCCTTCCACCATCGTTCCACCTTCAGAGTCTCTTTCGAGACGCCTCGGGGCCAAAGCCGATCGACGAGGACACGGCAGCCATCGGAGGGGTCGGTCGCGTCGTATGCTCTTTTGAGCACCAGGTCCGGGGCCACGGTCCTCTTTCCCATTGAACCGGGCGGCGCTCCGCGCTCCAGAGTCCCCGTCGTCGAAAGCCCCTCGACGAGCGGCAGAATGACGACCTCGCCCACGAACTCCCGGCCGGGGAGGTCCTCGGCCCGATAGTCGCCGCCCTTTGCCAGCACGTCGGGCCTCAGCCCCGAGAGCAGGGCCGCCGGGGTATCCTCGTCGAACACGAC
The sequence above is a segment of the uncultured Fretibacterium sp. genome. Coding sequences within it:
- a CDS encoding Swt1 family HEPN domain-containing protein produces the protein MAMTNYERVGRAMELLRLGLAPFVERELGNVVPAPQELARSYFPDDPMAQKPLAEWDASLLLRLMWDAWNSTFKQVLGFSERSLVSELRTFRNRWAHQEKFSSDDTDRALDSAARLLTAISAPEADELNKMKMELRRIVYDEQVRGEKRRAGGSLVEAAPGVLKPWRAVVEPHDDVASGRYQQAEFAADLWQVHRGEGASEYRDPREFFRRTFLTDSLRRLLAGGAERLSGKGGDPVVQLQTNFGGGKTHSMLALYHLFSGVQPGELAGAEDILAEAGIDTLPAVRRVVLVGNKISPGNPSVKPDGFTVRTLWGELAWQLGGAAAYERIRADDERATNPGDLLRELLREYGPCLILVDEWVAYARQLHDSGDLPGGSFETQFSFAQTLTESAKGVENSLLVVSLPASDTGAPRREVDDTEVGGLRGREALDRLQNVVGRVESSWRPATAEEGFEIVRRRLFKSLDGADAFKSRDVTARAFSELYRSQRAEFPPECHDADYEERVRSAYPIHPEIFDRLYTDWSALVRFQRTRGVLRLMASVIHSLWERGDTSPLILPSTIPIDDPRVRSELTRYLPDNWDPVIGKDVDGPQSLPLRIDGDNPNLGKFSAARRVARTLYLGSAPTTTAPQKGVEDRRVKLGCAVPGDPVSVFGDALRRLVGAATYLYQDGVRYWYSTQPTVTKLAEDRAELLRREPERVAEELEKRLKNDLRQSADFERVHLFPRSSADVPDDQAVRLVVLSPEHPFTKKEDNAAEAAAREILENRGTAPRLYRNTLIFLAADKIRLQDMEAELRKYLAWRSILEEKESLNLDPHQARQSESQLKAADAAVLARLPETYQTLLVPTQSTPQEPVTFQAVRLSSGEGLAVRACKKLRNDENLLLSIGPAILRRYIDAIPLWRGDGNAVSLRQLAEDFAQYPYLPRIANPRVLVRSASEGVALLTWRNDTFAYAEGYDGARYLGLRGGQNVSCSAEGGGLLVRPEAAEAQLKAEQEAAAKPAAASGTPADGGFPAEPASASQGSGGLSTTAPAPQQRPRRFYGTVRLDPGRVALDAGRIAEAVIAHLEGQVGARVSVTLEIEADLPDGVPEHIVRAVTENSMTLKFEQHAFESE